The Vreelandella piezotolerans genomic interval GGCATTTTCCGTTTCCATAGCGCCATCTGAAGCGCGTCACAGACAAGATCGGCTGTCATACGCTCACTCATTGCCCAACCGACCACTTTCCGAGAGTAAAGATCAATGAGCACGGCTAGGTAAAGCCAGCCTTCGCCCGTCGCTAAATAGGTGATGTCACCTGCCCACTTTTGATTGGGGGCTGATGCCATGAAGTTTTGCTCTAGTAGATTCGGCGCCACTGGCAGCGAATGCCGAGAGTTCGTGGTGGCCTTAAACTTGCGGGCTGCTTTAGCGCGCAAGCCTTGACGCTGTAAGCTGGCAGCCACCGTCTTACGGTTGATCGGCATGCCATCATCTTGCAGGTCTAGAGCTAATCTCGGGGCGCCTGAGCGGCCTTTACGCTGGTGAAAAGCCTCAGCCACACGCTGATCGAGAATGGCCTGCTGGCTGCGTTTTGGAGACGATGCACCCTCGCGTTGCCGCCAAGCGTAGTAGCCGCTTCGAGCGACCCCAACAACATGGCACATCCGTTGAACGCTGAAAGCCTGACGATGACGATGGATAAAGGCGTACTTCACTTCAGGCTCTTCGCAAAGTACACCGCGGCTTTTTTTGTGATGGCCAGCTCTTCATTTGCTTCGGCTAATTGGCGCTTCAAGCGAGCGTTTTCTTCTGCTAACGACCGCTCTCGTTCAGATGTGTCTTGCTGCAGCTGTGCTTTAGAGCGCCATTGATAGAGCTGACTCGCGTGTATTCCCAGTTCACGAGCCGCTGCTGCAACGCCAATGCGATCAGCGAGTGCTAACGCTTCTTGACGGTAGGTATCTGAGTAACGGGTATAGGATTTTTTCTTCATTGATGTTGTCGATCTTGCCATGGTTCACCTCAGCGTAGCGTATTACATTTTTGAGGTGTCCACTGTTACTGGGCAGGATCAAAGACCGTACGCACCGTCAGTTTGGGGTCGGCTTTGGGATGGATCATTCCATAAAGCTTCGCTACCACCTGATCTTCGTCAGCCAGCAAGGGGTAGTTCAGGGCCGTGCCCTGAGTCTGTTCAATATCCCCCAGCCAGTCGTGGTGAGAGCTGAGGGGATCCACCGAAACCCCAACCAGTTTGGCACCCCGCTTGGTGAATTCGTTCTTTCGCTTGGCAAACGCGCCCAGTTCTGTGGTGCATACTGGCGTAAAATCAGCGGGGTGCGAGAACAGAACCGCCCAGCTGTCGTCAAGCCATTGGTGAAAGTTGACCGTGCCTTGTGTGGATTCGATCGTGAAGTTTGGTGCTGTCTCGCCCAGTTGTAGCGCCATGGAAATGTCCTCATGTCATTCATTGAGTAGCCA includes:
- a CDS encoding IS3 family transposase (programmed frameshift) — protein: MARSTTSMKKKSYTRYSDTYRQEALALADRIGVAAAARELGIHASQLYQWRSKAQLQQDTSERERSLAEENARLKRQLAEANEELAINKKSRGVLCEEPEVKYAFIHRHRQAFSVQRMCHVVGVARSGYYAWRQREGASSPKRSQQAILDQRVAEAFHQRKGRSGAPRLALDLQDDGMPINRKTVAASLQRQGLRAKAARKFKATTNSRHSLPVAPNLLEQNFMASAPNQKWAGDITYLATGEGWLYLAVLIDLYSRKVVGWAMSERMTADLVCDALQMALWKRKMPKGVIVHSDRGSQYCSTLYQSLLTRHELRCSMSAKGNCYDNACAESFFHSLKVEAIHGEPFKARDTMKRQVFEYIELDYNKQRRHSAIGMISPEAFEARMIA